A single Candidatus Omnitrophota bacterium DNA region contains:
- a CDS encoding efflux RND transporter permease subunit, producing MKLAEFAVKNSLFVNLISIFIFFGGMMAMFSVRREAFPEVSFDEVTIQTVYPSASPEDVEKLVTIALEEELKSVSGVKEMNSSSEEGISLIGLKIEPSERDKKKVVDDIQRAVDRVGDLPAEVEDPLVVEMTSKEIPVIEISLSGNFPEPQLRQHAEILEDLLLDINDVSSVRRIGWRDREFWVEVDPGKMKEYYVSFDEVMAALRSRNITVPGGQITLPEVEFNVRITGEFLTPEEVGEVVVRANDDGNWVKVKDIAQVVDTFEDETRIAKINGHRALAMVVVKRENADAIKITDKVKEVVREYQSKLPPGLSVTLTNDYSYYVKRRLGVLQVNGAQGFLLVILILFLFLDPVPAISTALGIPFALLATFGFMYALGISINLITMLGLIIVLGMLVDNGIVASENIYRYIEKGVPVRQAVVMGANEVVSPVLGSILTTWAAFFPLLFMPDIIGKFIRFIPLIVIFALTASLFEAFVILPAHLADWANHPVLKKFVSRHRKANGSQQRWFKEMTRLYTRALQFCIRHRYRFALSLAGAFVVSILLAAFYLKVVLFTGEGIERFFIRAEAKMGTPLKKMDDLIVPIEKLVSNISPRELDSFRTYLGSIETEANFDPNAKRGTHLGQVTVFLTPMQDRKRTPQEIIDSLRPQLEKIQGFEKLYFYMPKEGPPVGNAVAVGVRGEDFNVLLEVAGKVRSILEKTPGVSDISLGYDFGKKQLRVRIDEQKARKYHLTVEQIATTIRNVVEGGLATSIKPSKAEEEINVLVRFPGEVRNRADVFQNIQIANRQGKLVPLLSVATVEETESIYQINHLDGKRVVMVAAEVDNKKATSMSVNQMLKRKLKDVAHQYLGTTIQYKGEFEEQQETLRNLLASFLLVLFFIFIILAREFNSLLLPFLIMVTIPFGFIGVVVTFLLHGRPLSFFAFMGMVGLAGVVVNSAIILVDFINSRRRNGLALLEALVEASQARLRPILMTTGTTIAGLVTVAYGIGGGDPFLKPMALAMMWGLFFAASLTLFAIPCFYHILEDFTQRFFKRPLVALEKE from the coding sequence ATGAAACTGGCTGAATTCGCAGTCAAGAATTCTCTTTTCGTTAACCTGATATCCATTTTCATCTTTTTTGGCGGGATGATGGCGATGTTCAGCGTCCGCCGCGAGGCCTTCCCTGAGGTCTCCTTCGATGAGGTTACCATCCAGACCGTTTATCCCAGCGCGTCTCCCGAAGACGTGGAAAAGCTGGTGACCATTGCCTTGGAGGAGGAGTTGAAGTCTGTGAGCGGCGTCAAGGAGATGAACTCTTCGTCCGAAGAAGGTATCTCTTTGATCGGGCTCAAGATTGAGCCGAGTGAACGGGATAAAAAGAAAGTCGTGGATGATATTCAGCGGGCGGTGGACAGGGTGGGGGACCTGCCGGCAGAGGTCGAAGACCCCCTCGTCGTGGAGATGACGTCCAAGGAGATCCCGGTCATCGAGATTTCCCTGAGCGGAAATTTTCCTGAACCGCAGCTTCGCCAGCACGCGGAGATCCTGGAAGACCTCCTCCTGGACATCAACGATGTCTCCTCGGTCCGGCGGATCGGATGGAGAGACCGGGAGTTTTGGGTGGAAGTGGATCCGGGGAAAATGAAGGAATATTACGTCTCTTTTGATGAAGTGATGGCGGCCCTGCGGTCGCGCAACATTACTGTCCCCGGCGGGCAGATCACCTTGCCGGAGGTGGAGTTTAATGTCCGCATCACCGGGGAATTCCTGACGCCGGAGGAAGTGGGAGAAGTCGTGGTCCGGGCCAATGATGACGGCAACTGGGTCAAGGTCAAGGATATCGCCCAGGTTGTGGACACGTTTGAGGATGAAACGCGCATTGCCAAAATCAACGGCCACAGAGCCCTGGCCATGGTCGTCGTCAAAAGGGAGAACGCGGACGCCATCAAGATCACCGATAAGGTCAAAGAGGTTGTCCGGGAGTATCAATCCAAGCTGCCGCCGGGGCTGAGCGTCACCTTGACGAATGACTATTCGTATTACGTCAAACGCCGTTTAGGGGTCTTGCAAGTCAACGGCGCCCAGGGTTTCCTTCTTGTGATCCTGATCCTTTTTTTGTTCCTTGATCCTGTCCCCGCGATTTCAACGGCCCTGGGCATCCCTTTCGCGCTTCTTGCCACGTTCGGGTTCATGTATGCCCTCGGAATCAGCATCAACCTTATCACCATGTTGGGGCTGATCATTGTCCTGGGGATGCTCGTGGACAACGGGATCGTCGCATCGGAGAACATCTACCGGTATATCGAAAAAGGGGTTCCTGTCCGTCAGGCCGTGGTCATGGGCGCCAATGAGGTCGTTTCCCCCGTTCTGGGCAGTATCCTGACCACTTGGGCGGCGTTTTTTCCCCTGTTGTTCATGCCCGACATTATCGGGAAATTCATCCGTTTCATCCCCCTGATCGTGATCTTCGCCCTGACCGCGTCGCTGTTTGAGGCGTTTGTCATCCTCCCCGCCCACTTGGCTGACTGGGCCAATCACCCCGTTTTAAAGAAATTTGTGTCCCGTCACCGGAAAGCCAACGGCAGCCAACAGCGCTGGTTCAAAGAGATGACACGGCTTTATACCAGGGCCTTGCAGTTTTGTATCAGGCACCGCTACCGCTTCGCTCTCAGTTTGGCGGGGGCATTCGTTGTCTCGATCCTCCTGGCCGCGTTCTACTTGAAAGTGGTCCTTTTCACGGGGGAAGGGATCGAGCGTTTCTTTATACGGGCCGAAGCCAAGATGGGGACCCCGCTGAAGAAAATGGATGACCTGATCGTGCCGATTGAAAAACTTGTGTCAAACATTTCTCCCCGGGAGCTCGATTCGTTTCGAACGTATCTGGGCAGTATAGAAACCGAGGCCAACTTTGATCCGAACGCGAAACGGGGGACTCATCTGGGGCAGGTCACGGTCTTTTTGACCCCTATGCAGGATCGCAAACGGACCCCTCAGGAAATCATCGATTCCCTGCGGCCTCAGCTTGAAAAAATCCAGGGGTTTGAAAAACTGTATTTTTATATGCCGAAGGAAGGCCCGCCGGTCGGGAACGCCGTGGCCGTCGGTGTGCGGGGAGAGGATTTCAACGTCTTGCTGGAAGTCGCCGGCAAGGTCCGCAGTATTCTGGAAAAGACACCCGGCGTATCCGACATCAGTCTCGGATATGATTTCGGGAAAAAGCAGCTGCGTGTCCGGATTGACGAACAGAAGGCCAGGAAATACCATCTGACCGTTGAGCAGATCGCCACCACCATCCGCAATGTCGTGGAGGGCGGGTTGGCCACTTCCATCAAGCCGTCCAAAGCCGAGGAAGAGATCAACGTTCTTGTGCGTTTCCCCGGAGAAGTCCGAAACAGGGCCGACGTCTTTCAAAATATCCAAATCGCGAATCGGCAGGGCAAGCTCGTTCCCCTTTTGTCCGTGGCAACGGTGGAGGAGACGGAAAGCATTTACCAGATCAACCACCTGGATGGGAAGCGGGTTGTCATGGTGGCCGCGGAGGTGGACAACAAAAAGGCGACCTCAATGAGCGTGAACCAGATGCTTAAAAGAAAATTGAAAGATGTCGCCCATCAATACTTGGGGACCACGATCCAATATAAGGGGGAATTTGAGGAACAGCAGGAAACGTTGAGGAACCTTCTCGCTTCGTTCCTGCTGGTTTTGTTTTTTATCTTCATCATCCTGGCGAGGGAGTTCAATTCCCTGCTCCTGCCATTTTTGATCATGGTAACGATCCCATTCGGATTCATCGGCGTGGTGGTGACGTTCCTTCTCCACGGGCGTCCCTTGAGCTTTTTTGCCTTCATGGGGATGGTGGGGCTGGCGGGTGTGGTCGTGAACTCCGCCATCATTCTGGTGGATTTTATCAACAGCCGTCGACGGAACGGGCTCGCCCTCTTGGAGGCCTTGGTGGAGGCCAGCCAGGCCCGGCTGAGGCCGATCCTGATGACAACCGGCACGACGATCGCGGGTTTGGTGACGGTCGCATACGGGATCGGA
- a CDS encoding TolC family protein has translation MAAFLILMIPYHGKAESSAVEQAVDDLVPSSEMRTYAMTMDEASRLALQNNFDIQLAKFDVYISRTRQDEAESIYDTILSAMVGYEDDQSEPTSSIMGTKSLDNDYNIGISRKLPTGTTVSVDMANNRHWTNSSFVTLNPAHDSSLGLTVEQDLGKNFFGIQDRGNIRITQGEIENSEYTSLDKIEQYLADVQKAYWEMALHVERAQIARDMLEQARRLWEHDQAKFRDGLVEKPELIATEANYRTRQSDVMMAESELKTRENVLRFLLNIPDDTAQIAPQDTLGAAEEETLVHPALKAALENRRDFKKAHNELKNRDIKLAMERNNLWPEINLTASLAQNGVSADSFRSAVEQIGSEYNADVAATLSVSFPLENRKAKANLKKADLEKARALVNIKLLERKIAIDIMDQVRSCDVFLEVAANSDIVAELQANKLMEEEKRFRTGRSDTDTLIRFQEDVIEARWKAAQDKYRYATALVELKRREGVLLNAFWQEGL, from the coding sequence ATGGCTGCCTTCCTCATATTAATGATCCCTTATCACGGCAAAGCCGAATCTTCGGCCGTCGAGCAGGCGGTGGATGATCTTGTGCCTTCTTCGGAAATGCGGACGTATGCTATGACCATGGATGAGGCCAGCCGTTTGGCGCTTCAAAATAATTTTGACATCCAATTGGCAAAGTTTGACGTATATATATCGAGGACACGGCAGGACGAAGCGGAATCCATTTATGACACGATCCTGAGCGCTATGGTGGGGTACGAGGATGACCAAAGTGAGCCGACGTCCTCAATTATGGGGACAAAATCGTTGGATAACGATTACAACATCGGGATATCCCGAAAACTGCCGACAGGGACGACGGTCAGCGTGGATATGGCCAACAACCGTCATTGGACGAATTCCTCTTTTGTCACGCTCAATCCCGCGCACGACTCTTCGTTAGGGCTGACGGTCGAGCAGGACCTGGGAAAGAATTTTTTCGGCATCCAGGATCGGGGAAATATCCGGATCACTCAGGGTGAGATTGAAAATTCCGAATACACGTCACTCGATAAAATTGAGCAGTATCTGGCGGACGTCCAGAAAGCTTATTGGGAGATGGCATTGCATGTTGAAAGGGCACAGATTGCCCGGGACATGCTCGAGCAGGCCCGGCGGCTGTGGGAACACGATCAGGCCAAGTTTCGGGACGGCCTGGTGGAAAAACCGGAATTGATCGCAACGGAAGCCAATTACCGGACCCGCCAAAGTGATGTGATGATGGCCGAGAGCGAGCTGAAAACGCGGGAGAACGTTTTACGTTTTCTTCTCAATATCCCGGACGACACGGCGCAGATCGCCCCGCAAGACACTCTGGGTGCCGCGGAGGAAGAAACTCTTGTCCATCCCGCCCTTAAAGCCGCGCTGGAAAACCGTAGAGATTTTAAAAAAGCGCACAATGAGCTCAAGAATCGCGATATCAAGCTGGCCATGGAAAGAAATAACCTTTGGCCGGAAATCAACCTGACGGCGTCCTTGGCGCAGAACGGCGTTTCGGCCGACAGTTTTCGCAGCGCTGTTGAACAGATCGGCTCTGAATACAACGCCGATGTTGCCGCCACACTATCCGTTTCTTTCCCCCTGGAAAACCGCAAGGCAAAGGCCAATTTGAAGAAAGCGGATCTGGAGAAGGCCCGGGCTTTGGTCAACATCAAACTGCTGGAGCGAAAAATCGCCATTGATATCATGGACCAAGTCCGCAGCTGCGACGTGTTCCTCGAAGTGGCCGCGAACAGCGATATTGTGGCCGAATTGCAGGCAAACAAGCTGATGGAAGAAGAAAAGCGTTTCAGGACCGGCCGGTCGGACACGGACACCCTCATCCGCTTTCAGGAAGACGTGATCGAGGCCCGCTGGAAAGCGGCCCAGGACAAGTATCGGTATGCAACGGCTTTGGTTGAATTGAAACGCAGGGAGGGGGTCCTTCTGAATGCCTTTTGGCAGGAAGGGCTTTGA
- a CDS encoding MarR family transcriptional regulator, translating into MSSAQIAKEIAVIMPKVARGIVFRFFQMVDIPQTQLFVIMILHEQKTCRVSELSSLMKVSVPTVTGLIDRMARAGYAKRIPDREDRRVIHIVLTPKGVSVAKKLRKTIQDRWQGVVEKLPAEDAENYLRILKRIQGLLT; encoded by the coding sequence ATGAGCTCAGCGCAAATTGCCAAAGAAATTGCTGTCATTATGCCCAAGGTCGCCCGCGGCATTGTCTTCAGGTTCTTCCAGATGGTCGATATCCCCCAGACGCAGTTGTTCGTCATTATGATCCTGCATGAGCAGAAAACCTGCCGGGTTTCCGAACTGAGTTCCCTGATGAAGGTTTCCGTTCCGACCGTCACCGGCCTGATTGACCGGATGGCGCGGGCCGGATACGCCAAGCGCATCCCTGATCGTGAAGATAGGAGGGTCATTCACATTGTTTTGACCCCGAAGGGGGTCTCCGTTGCGAAAAAGTTGCGTAAGACCATCCAGGACCGCTGGCAGGGGGTCGTGGAAAAACTGCCTGCCGAGGACGCGGAAAATTATCTCAGGATTTTGAAGCGCATCCAGGGGCTTTTGACATGA
- a CDS encoding AAA family ATPase gives MNPSEDLLLLLKSRHPVIYYESPDETGAINEVQETARRLNMLVYQWSVSNGMGIGKEGGFYKTADPAYMLKTLLTLLPNLGDSGAVILLKDFQKYLDDAYALRLFKDVINAVRSTPSTVIVLAAEYKFPQELEPDMVRFLGGYPDTAQIRNLLDEVIREMKRVDPAVNVGLDEAGQERVLHLLKGLTAQQIRSLVTRCVLNDFMLDFGDIKTIEDFKKRLFDQEGLLEYCSSESSGAVAGFENLKRWIGERKQAFSGAPPADLPPPKGILLVGVQGCGKSLVVKAAAGEMGLPLYRLDISALYSKYIGETETNLRKALMTVDKLSPLCLWIDEIEKGLASSGADVDGGVSQRILGTFLTWMQERKSRCFVAATANNVFKLPPELLRKGRFDEVFFVDLPNAKEREEIFKIHLGRRSLSPDKFECRRLAERSVDFSGAEIEQAVIAALYSAKAKGLGVTQEDVLSQIAGTKPLAVLRREDVEAVRDWCRDRTVRV, from the coding sequence ATGAATCCATCTGAAGATCTCCTCCTGCTGCTCAAATCCCGCCATCCGGTGATTTATTACGAAAGCCCTGATGAGACCGGTGCCATCAATGAGGTGCAGGAAACGGCGCGCCGGCTCAACATGCTTGTTTATCAGTGGTCCGTGTCCAATGGCATGGGGATCGGGAAGGAGGGGGGGTTTTATAAAACAGCGGACCCGGCTTACATGCTGAAGACCCTGTTGACGCTCCTCCCGAACCTTGGCGATAGCGGCGCTGTGATCCTGCTCAAGGATTTTCAGAAATATTTGGATGACGCGTACGCTCTGCGTTTGTTCAAGGACGTGATCAACGCGGTTCGTTCCACGCCGTCAACGGTGATCGTCCTGGCCGCGGAATATAAATTCCCCCAGGAACTCGAGCCGGACATGGTCCGGTTTCTTGGAGGGTATCCGGATACGGCCCAGATCCGCAACCTTCTGGACGAGGTGATCCGGGAAATGAAGAGGGTGGACCCGGCGGTTAACGTAGGATTGGATGAGGCGGGGCAGGAGAGGGTCCTTCATCTGCTTAAGGGCCTGACGGCCCAGCAGATCCGCAGTCTGGTGACCCGGTGTGTGTTGAATGACTTTATGCTGGATTTTGGGGACATCAAAACAATTGAAGATTTTAAGAAGAGATTGTTTGACCAGGAGGGATTGCTGGAATATTGTTCGTCCGAGAGTTCCGGCGCGGTCGCGGGATTTGAAAACCTCAAGAGATGGATCGGCGAGCGCAAGCAGGCCTTTAGCGGCGCGCCGCCTGCGGATCTCCCCCCGCCGAAAGGGATCCTCCTCGTCGGGGTGCAGGGCTGCGGGAAAAGCCTGGTGGTCAAGGCGGCCGCCGGTGAGATGGGCCTGCCGTTGTACCGTCTGGACATCTCGGCGCTTTACAGCAAGTATATCGGCGAAACGGAAACGAATTTACGAAAAGCCCTGATGACCGTTGATAAATTAAGCCCGCTGTGTTTGTGGATTGACGAGATCGAGAAAGGGCTCGCGTCGTCCGGGGCCGATGTGGACGGAGGCGTTTCCCAGAGAATCCTGGGGACGTTTTTGACCTGGATGCAGGAGAGGAAATCCCGGTGTTTCGTTGCCGCGACCGCCAATAATGTTTTCAAGCTTCCGCCGGAGCTCCTGCGCAAGGGGCGGTTCGACGAAGTTTTTTTTGTGGACCTCCCCAACGCGAAAGAGCGGGAAGAGATTTTTAAAATCCATCTCGGCCGCCGTTCGCTTTCGCCGGATAAATTCGAGTGCCGACGGCTGGCAGAGCGCAGCGTTGATTTCAGCGGAGCGGAAATTGAACAGGCGGTGATCGCGGCGCTTTACAGCGCGAAAGCCAAAGGCCTTGGCGTGACGCAGGAGGATGTGCTGTCGCAGATCGCAGGCACAAAACCCCTGGCTGTTTTGCGGCGCGAAGATGTTGAGGCCGTGAGGGATTGGTGCCGGGACCGCACGGTGCGGGTTTAG
- a CDS encoding amidohydrolase family protein, producing the protein MIDVHSHYMPPDVAQNTMFFKVNWSDLDRQLETMDQCGIEKSVLLYPTSDAHLNMGGWPNLCRIYNEAIASAVRKHPDRLIGGGILPPDDPASLKNELNRLADLGFRVLSLASSYNGKYLDDEYFFPVYEFAASRSLPVHVHPQILNPIGEERLKDPLLSPVLEYVFDVSVCIGKLMMSGVFARFPDVKFIFAHYGGVLPIVKERFDNTYQMLRRRNFVRDLGRLPGEYFRNLYFDTSGSKSAASLLCALEVTDPSHILYGSDFPANQDMPASIAVIRQSAAGESSKEQILSANTKKLLGLR; encoded by the coding sequence ATGATTGACGTGCACAGCCATTATATGCCTCCTGACGTGGCGCAGAACACCATGTTTTTCAAGGTGAACTGGTCCGATCTTGATCGCCAGCTGGAGACCATGGATCAGTGCGGCATTGAAAAATCCGTGCTGCTGTATCCTACCAGCGACGCCCATCTGAACATGGGCGGCTGGCCGAACCTTTGCCGCATCTATAACGAAGCGATCGCCTCCGCTGTCCGAAAGCATCCGGACCGGTTGATCGGCGGAGGGATCCTGCCGCCGGACGACCCCGCGTCTTTGAAAAATGAGCTGAATCGCCTTGCGGACCTCGGGTTCAGGGTTTTGTCACTGGCCTCCAGTTACAACGGTAAATATTTGGATGATGAATATTTTTTTCCGGTGTATGAGTTCGCGGCGAGTCGCTCGCTCCCTGTCCATGTCCATCCGCAGATATTGAATCCCATCGGGGAGGAGAGGCTCAAAGACCCGCTGTTGTCGCCGGTTCTGGAGTATGTTTTTGATGTTTCCGTGTGTATCGGAAAGCTGATGATGAGCGGGGTTTTTGCGCGTTTCCCCGACGTGAAATTCATCTTCGCCCATTACGGCGGCGTTCTGCCGATTGTCAAAGAGAGATTCGATAACACCTATCAGATGCTCCGGCGCAGAAATTTTGTCAGGGACCTCGGCCGTTTGCCGGGCGAGTATTTCAGGAATTTGTATTTTGACACCAGCGGTTCCAAGTCTGCCGCGTCTTTGCTGTGCGCCCTGGAGGTCACGGACCCGTCTCACATCCTCTACGGCAGCGATTTCCCGGCCAACCAGGACATGCCGGCTTCCATCGCCGTTATCCGGCAGTCTGCGGCCGGGGAAAGTTCCAAAGAACAGATACTTTCCGCCAATACTAAAAAACTTCTCGGGCTCCGGTGA
- a CDS encoding transcriptional coactivator p15/PC4 family protein — protein sequence MDKTVAVFQKNKFQEVRVGIREFKGNDLVDIRTWTMTQGSNEMVPTAKGVSINISLLMELKKALDNVEKELRTNGMLK from the coding sequence ATGGACAAAACCGTGGCGGTTTTTCAGAAAAACAAGTTCCAGGAAGTCCGCGTGGGTATCCGGGAATTCAAGGGGAACGACCTCGTGGACATCCGGACATGGACCATGACCCAGGGGTCAAACGAAATGGTCCCGACGGCCAAGGGGGTTTCCATCAACATCAGCCTGTTGATGGAACTCAAGAAAGCCCTTGATAACGTTGAGAAGGAGCTGCGGACCAACGGGATGTTGAAGTAA
- a CDS encoding SDR family oxidoreductase, whose amino-acid sequence MDKLNLKGKNAIITGASKGIGKAVAMRLAENGVNLFLAARTQSTLDETAKEISKKYGVKVYGLSTDVSRLDDLQRLVVTAIREFKTIDILVNNAGVSSQYPFEKQPMEDLEKLAHTNYLGYVRLIRLVIPYMLEQKNGSIINMVSGSTLCDPLPRNFLVYSSLKVGLRAFLKGLFWEMRDRGIKVTSILPGVVDSDLTGHLQDIAKEQKDRLMSPEAVADMVMFALSVPQNACPLELAVINQQTPWTKPVIDYAQQQAK is encoded by the coding sequence ATGGATAAGTTGAATTTGAAAGGCAAAAACGCCATCATCACCGGGGCCAGCAAGGGGATCGGCAAGGCCGTGGCGATGCGTTTGGCGGAGAACGGCGTTAATCTGTTTTTGGCCGCGCGCACACAGTCCACGCTGGATGAGACTGCGAAAGAAATCTCCAAGAAATACGGCGTCAAAGTTTATGGTCTTTCAACGGATGTGTCCAGATTGGATGATTTGCAGCGTCTGGTCGTGACCGCAATCCGGGAATTCAAGACGATCGACATCCTCGTGAACAACGCCGGCGTGTCCAGCCAATATCCGTTTGAGAAGCAGCCGATGGAAGATTTGGAAAAATTGGCCCATACGAATTATCTGGGTTACGTGCGGCTTATCCGTTTGGTGATCCCCTACATGCTTGAGCAGAAGAACGGGTCCATCATCAATATGGTCTCCGGTTCGACGTTATGCGACCCTCTGCCGCGCAACTTTTTGGTTTATAGCTCGCTGAAAGTGGGATTGCGCGCCTTCCTGAAGGGTTTGTTCTGGGAAATGCGCGACCGCGGCATCAAGGTGACCTCAATATTGCCGGGAGTCGTTGACAGCGATCTGACCGGTCATCTGCAGGACATCGCGAAGGAACAAAAGGACCGGTTGATGTCGCCCGAAGCGGTGGCCGATATGGTCATGTTTGCCCTGTCGGTGCCGCAGAACGCTTGTCCTCTTGAGCTGGCCGTCATTAACCAGCAGACGCCGTGGACCAAGCCGGTGATTGATTATGCTCAACAACAAGCGAAATAG
- a CDS encoding MFS transporter, whose translation MLNNISERKLIYFLLCAGMVTINFNLAAIAAVIPTISAEFGITDVETSRIVTFYMIPYGLGALGYGWLTRYLTYRAVLGGSLALYAVCALFCGLTKSFGMLLVGNVGMGLTAAGAIPLGLMVIGDLFEKDVRGRLVGAFFGCGFMASLTGILLSGVAPWRTLFYLPAVAGVLTVACLILLPMKDLSRVHDSPVNYWRVFHEPRIRNVFMFIFAMSFLYHGVHKWYGVYLSQIYQLDKAAISLFFTVAAVSGASGQLVGGWITDKKGRRAACRAGALFLALATMALAGKYPLLLLGAIMAVLSLGWTINHNGVSTVLTDFPEEDRPMIAGLNSALRFASGGLGFYLSGFFVEKSFSLTFLTMGVLMFVSSLFLKYVIAE comes from the coding sequence ATGCTCAACAACATTTCCGAACGGAAATTGATATATTTTTTGCTCTGCGCCGGAATGGTCACGATCAACTTCAACCTCGCGGCCATCGCGGCGGTGATCCCCACCATCAGCGCGGAATTTGGGATCACGGACGTTGAGACGTCCCGGATCGTCACGTTTTATATGATCCCGTACGGCCTTGGGGCCTTGGGGTACGGGTGGTTGACCCGCTATTTGACATACCGCGCCGTGCTGGGCGGCTCATTGGCCCTTTATGCCGTCTGCGCTCTGTTTTGCGGGCTGACCAAGTCGTTCGGCATGTTGCTCGTCGGGAACGTGGGCATGGGTCTCACTGCCGCCGGAGCTATCCCTCTGGGATTGATGGTCATCGGCGATTTATTTGAAAAAGACGTGCGGGGACGGCTTGTCGGCGCGTTTTTCGGCTGCGGCTTCATGGCGTCGCTGACCGGGATCCTTTTGTCCGGCGTGGCGCCCTGGCGCACGTTGTTTTATCTGCCGGCGGTCGCGGGGGTCCTGACCGTGGCGTGCCTGATTTTATTGCCGATGAAAGATCTGTCCCGGGTCCACGACTCCCCGGTGAATTATTGGCGGGTTTTTCACGAGCCGCGGATCCGCAATGTCTTTATGTTTATTTTTGCCATGAGTTTTTTGTACCACGGCGTCCACAAGTGGTACGGAGTTTATTTGAGCCAGATTTATCAGTTGGACAAGGCCGCGATAAGTTTGTTTTTCACGGTGGCTGCTGTGAGCGGCGCTTCCGGACAGCTGGTTGGCGGATGGATCACCGACAAAAAGGGACGCAGAGCGGCCTGCCGGGCCGGAGCCTTATTCCTGGCCTTGGCCACGATGGCTCTGGCTGGAAAATATCCTTTGCTGCTGCTGGGGGCAATCATGGCGGTCCTGTCCCTGGGGTGGACGATCAATCACAACGGTGTTTCCACCGTGTTGACTGATTTCCCGGAGGAAGACAGGCCGATGATCGCGGGGTTGAATTCGGCGCTTCGCTTCGCCAGCGGCGGGCTCGGATTTTATTTGAGCGGGTTTTTTGTGGAAAAAAGTTTTTCTTTGACGTTCCTGACCATGGGGGTTTTGATGTTCGTCAGTTCGTTGTTTTTGAAGTACGTCATCGCGGAATAA
- a CDS encoding polyketide cyclase, which yields MGHTRNSIVINAPYPLVFDISNNIERWTELFGDEYVKADVLEKKGNEITFRLTDNEGKSWVSKRWLYKDVKLAYASRHEPMFPFRYMKIMWLYNETPDGVEMIWIQDFAMDAGFKKFTEEQIEGFINEHSRHNMKIFKRVIEQEAAQTAGKK from the coding sequence ATGGGCCATACAAGAAATTCAATCGTGATCAACGCTCCTTACCCGCTCGTCTTCGACATCTCCAACAACATCGAGCGATGGACGGAGTTGTTCGGGGATGAATACGTGAAGGCGGATGTGCTGGAGAAGAAGGGGAATGAGATCACGTTTCGTCTGACGGACAACGAAGGCAAATCCTGGGTGTCGAAGCGCTGGCTTTACAAGGACGTCAAGCTGGCCTATGCCTCCCGCCATGAACCGATGTTTCCGTTCCGTTACATGAAGATCATGTGGCTTTACAATGAAACGCCGGACGGGGTGGAGATGATCTGGATCCAGGATTTCGCCATGGACGCCGGGTTCAAAAAATTCACCGAGGAACAGATCGAGGGTTTTATCAACGAGCACTCCCGGCACAACATGAAAATTTTTAAGCGTGTCATCGAGCAGGAAGCCGCCCAAACCGCGGGGAAGAAATAG
- a CDS encoding cyclase family protein: MKIIDLSLPIDDTLVETHDAKIDRISHADGVEHFNWVVMNKQPDGQARFDKGERVATKEEIPDGEMLSLEVVHSSVHMGSHVDAPFHYGSTCEGKPAKQIMDIPLEWCYGPGVVLDFTHLKFPAAITKEEVVKALSAIRYTLKPQDIVLLYTGGDKLLGTDDYVNKYVGCTPDAVEYLLDCGVKMMGIDTIGLDRPCFLMFKEFLTTKDKSKIWPCHFLGRRREYCHMERLGNLGAIPRPHGFTVSCLPVKVRNAGAGWARVVAMIE; encoded by the coding sequence ATGAAAATTATCGACCTTTCCCTGCCCATTGACGATACGCTCGTGGAAACCCATGATGCCAAGATCGACCGCATCTCGCACGCGGATGGTGTCGAGCATTTCAACTGGGTCGTGATGAACAAACAGCCCGACGGCCAGGCCCGTTTCGACAAAGGAGAGAGGGTTGCGACCAAGGAGGAGATTCCCGACGGGGAAATGCTCTCCCTGGAAGTGGTCCATTCCTCGGTCCATATGGGTTCCCATGTGGACGCGCCATTCCACTACGGCAGCACCTGTGAAGGCAAGCCCGCGAAACAGATCATGGATATCCCTTTGGAGTGGTGCTACGGCCCCGGGGTTGTCCTGGATTTCACCCATTTGAAATTTCCGGCCGCGATCACGAAAGAAGAAGTTGTTAAAGCCTTGTCCGCTATACGCTATACGCTGAAACCCCAAGACATCGTTCTGCTTTACACCGGCGGCGACAAGCTGCTGGGCACGGATGATTATGTCAATAAATATGTCGGCTGCACGCCGGATGCCGTCGAGTATCTGCTGGATTGCGGCGTCAAGATGATGGGCATCGACACCATCGGCCTGGACCGGCCGTGCTTTTTGATGTTCAAGGAATTCCTCACCACCAAGGACAAATCCAAGATATGGCCCTGTCATTTCCTCGGCCGCCGCAGGGAATACTGCCATATGGAACGCCTCGGCAACCTCGGCGCCATTCCCCGGCCCCACGGCTTCACCGTCTCCTGCCTGCCGGTCAAGGTCAGAAATGCTGGCGCTGGCTGGGCCCGTGTCGTGGCGATGATCGAATAG